Proteins from a single region of Zonotrichia leucophrys gambelii isolate GWCS_2022_RI chromosome 17, RI_Zleu_2.0, whole genome shotgun sequence:
- the ZDHHC12 gene encoding palmitoyltransferase ZDHHC12 has product MGPGGRWVRAAHTALSAALALGLLLHRTDLQKQEERGELLQPLIFVLLVLCSILLYFKVSLMDPGFVKPEEEVKEGEDKGQGVVIPQLPGDIKLRRCGYCLVKQPMRAKHCQQCQHCVRRYDHHCPWLENCVGERNHPLFIVYLSVQLVVLLWGGHVAWSGLYFEQSREWLQHNIFLLVSFLLILIFTIVVLLLLVSHLYLISCNTTTWEFMSQHRISYLRHSELENPFDQGIILNLWRFFCSRHLTAWENIYFHKNTEPV; this is encoded by the exons ATGGGCCCCGGCGGGCGCTGGGTGCGGGCGGCACACACGGCCCTCAGCGCGGCCCTGGCGCTCGGGCTCCTCCTGCACCGCACGG ATCTGCAAAAGCAAGAGGAGCGCGGGGAGCTGCTTCAGCCGCTGATCTTCgttttgctggttttatgcTCGATCCTGCTGTACTTCAAGGTGTCTCTCATGGATCCGGGTTTTGTTAAGCCTGAAGAGGAAGTGAAG GAAGGTGAAGATAAAGGCCAAGGTGTGGTGATCCCTCAGCTTCCAGGTGACATTAAGCTGCGGCGCTGCGGTTACTGCCTGGTGAAG CAACCCATGCGAGCCaagcactgccagcagtgccagcactgcgTGCGGCGCTACGACCATCACTGCCCCTGGCTTGAGAACTGTGTAGGAGAAAGGAATCACCCTCTGTTCATAGTTTACCTGAGTGTGCAGCTCGTggttctgctgtggggaggCCATGTTGCTTG GTCAGGCCTTTACTTTGAACAATCCCGGGAGTGGCTGCAGCACAACATTTTCCTCCTTGTGTCCTTCCTCCTGATACTCATATTCACCATtgtggtcctgctgctgcttgtttccCACCTGTACCTGATCTCGTGCAACACCACGACCTGGGAGTTCATGTCCCAGCACCGCATCTCCTACCTGCGGCACTCCGAGCTGGAGAACCCCTTTGACCAAGGGATAATCCTCAATCTCTGGAGATTCTTCTGCTCACGCCACCTCACTGCATGGGAGAACATCTATTTTCACAAGAACACTGAGCCTGTCTAG
- the ZER1 gene encoding protein zer-1 homolog has protein sequence MASDSPESLMTLCTDYCLRNLEGTLCYLLDNETLRLHPDIFLPSEICDKLVNEYVELVKTDSIFEPHESFFTLFSDPRSTRLARIHLREHIVQDQDLEAIRKQDLIELYLTNCEKLTAKSLQTLVSFSHTLISLSLFGCSNIFYEEENPGGCEDDCLVNPTRQVLVKDFTFEGFSRLRILNLGRLIEGVNVETLLRPLASLAALDLSGIQLSDVAFLTQWKDSLVSLVLYNMDLSEEHIQVIAQLRKLRHLDISRDHLSSYYKFKLTRRVLNLFVENLVNLTSLDISGHTMLENCTIPSMEEKMGQTSIEPAKSSIAPFRGLKRPLQFLGLFETSLCRLTHIPAYKVSGDKNEEQVLNAIEAYTEHRPEITSRAINLLFDIARIERCSQLLRALQLVITALKCHKDDKNIQVTGSAALFYLTNSEYRMEQSVKLRRQVIQVVLNGMESYQEVTVQRNCCLTLCNFSIPEELEFQYRRVNELLLNILNQSRQDESIQRIAVHLCNALVCQVDNDHKEAVGKMGFVMTMLKLIQKKLADKTCDQVMEFSWSALWNITDETPDNCEMFLNYSGMKLFLECLKEFPEKQELHRNMLGLLGNVAEVKELRPQLMTSQFISVFSNLLESKADGIEVSYNACGVLSHIMFDGLEAWGICEPHREEVVKRMWAAIQSWDINSRRNINYRSFEPILRLLPQGISPVSQHWATWALYNLVSVYPDKYCPLLIKEGGIPLLKDMIKMASARQETKEMARKVIEHCSNFKEENMDTSR, from the exons ATGGCATCTGACAGTCCTGAGTCTCTGATGACCTTGTGCACTGATTATTGCCTTCGCAACCTGGAGGGGACTCTCTGCTACCTCCTGGACAACGAAACGCTGCGGCTGCACCCCGACATCTTCCTGCCCAGCGAGATCTGTGACAAGCTTGTCAATGA GTACGTGGAGCTGGTGAAGACAGACAGCATCTTTGAGCCCCATGAAAGCTTCTTCACCCTCTTCTCAGACCCACGGAGCACCAGGCTAGCTCGGATCCACCTGCGGGAGCACATTGTGCAGGACCAGGACCTGGAGGCCATCAGGAAGCAG gATCTTATTGAGCTCTACCTGACTAACTGTGAGAAGCTGACAGCCAAGAGCCTGCAAACCTTGGTGAGCTTCAGCCACACACTGATCTCCCTGAGCCTCTTTGGCTGCAGCAATATCTTCTACGAGGAGGAGAACCCCGGGGGCTGCGAGGACGACTGCCTGGTGAACCCCACTCGCCAGGTCTTGGTCAAGGACTTCACTTTTGAGGGCTTCAGCCGCCTGCGCATCCTGAACCTGGGCCGGCTGATCGAGGGCGTGAACGTGGAGACGCTGCTGCGGCCCCTGGCCTCGCTCGCGGCGCTCGACCTCTCTGGGATCCAGCTCAGTGACGTGGCATTCCTCACCCAGTGGAAGGACAGTCTGGTTTCCTTAGTGCTTTACAACATGGACCTTTCCGAGGAGCACATCCAAGTGATTGCACAGCTTCGCAAGCTCAG GCACCTGGATATCTCTCGAGACCACCTGTCCAGTTATTACAAGTTCAAGCTGACCCGGCGGGTTCTCAACTTGTTTGTGGAGAACCTGGTGAACCTCACTTCACTCGACATCTCAGGGCACACCATGCTGGAGAACTGCACTATCCCCAGCATGGAGGAGAAGATGGGCCAGACAAG CATTGAGCCAGCAAAGAGCAGCATTGCTCCCTTCCGGGGCCTGAAACGACCACTGCAGTTCTTGGGCCTCTTTGAAACATCCCTCTGCCGCCTGACCCATATTCCAGCCTACAAG GTGAGTGGAGACAAGAACGAAGAGCAAGTCCTGAATGCCATCGAGGCTTACACCGAGCACCGGCCGGAAATCACCTCCCGGGCCATCAACCTGCTTTTCGACATTGCCCGCATCGAGCGCTGCAGCCAGCTGCTGAGAGCCCTCCAG CTGGTGATCACAGCCCTCAAGTGCCACAAGGATGACAAGAACATCCAGGTGACGGGCAGCGCCGCGCTGTTCTACCTGACCAACTCCGAGTACCGCATGGAGCAGAGCGTGAAGCTGCGGCGCCAGGTCATCCAGGTGGTGCTCAATGGCATGGAGTCCTACCAGGAGGTCACA GTGCAGCGGAACTGCTGCCTGACCCTGTGTAACTTCAGCATTCCCGAGGAGCTGGAGTTCCAGTACCGCCGAGTGAACGAGCTGCTGCTCAACATCCTCAACCAGAGCCGGCAGGACGAGTCCATCCAGCGCATCGCTGTGCACCTCTGCAACGCCCTGGTCTGCCAGGTGGACAACGACCACAAAGAAGCTGTGGGCAAGATGGGGTTTGTCATG ACAATGCTAAAGTTGATTCAGAAGAAGTTGGCTGATAAAACG TGTGATCAGGTGATGGAGTTCTCCTGGAGTGCCCTCTGGAACATCACTGATGAGACCCCAGATAACTGTGAGATGTTCCTTAACTACAGTGGCATGAAACTGTTCTTGGAGTGCTTGAAA GAGTTCCCAgagaagcaggagctgcaccGTAACATGCTGGGCCTCCTGGGCAACGTGGCAGAGGTGAAGGAGCTCCGCCCGCAGCTCATGACCTCCCAGTTCATCAGTGTGTTCAG CAACCTGCTGGAGAGCAAAGCTGATGGGATTGAGGTGTCATATAATGCCTGTGGAGTGCTCTCCCATATCATGTTTGACGGTTTAGAGGCCTGGGGGATCTGTGAGCCTCACAGAGAAGAAGTTGTGAAGAGGATGTGGGCAGCAATCCAGAGCTGGGATATCAACTCCAGGAGAAATATCAATTACAG GTCATTTGAACCAATCCTTCGACTTCTTCCACAAGGGATCTCCCCAGTCAGCCAGCACTGGGCCACCTGGGCACTCTATAACCTGGTCTCTGTCTACC ctgaCAAGTACTGCCCACTGCTGATCAAAGAAGGTGGGATCCCTCTCCTGAAGGACATGATTAAAATGGCCTCAGCACGACAAGAGACCAAGGAAATGGCCCG GAAAGTTATAGAGCACTGCAGTAACTTTAAGGAGGAGAACATGGACACTTCCAGATAG